In Candidatus Schekmanbacteria bacterium, the following proteins share a genomic window:
- a CDS encoding glycosyltransferase family 1 protein, producing the protein MNKRRKLKILQVLSHKNMVRGGAVQGYLLALGLKERGHNVSMIFNRGEKLLKEDLETLRCVEDKGIPYSFYRMDSLKDALKFRKALKSEDYDVIHTHRDIALRFVLRSAIGLKLKSLFTNRGNNYRLKKKERKLYFSKKLDCTCAVAQAVKDVLVHRCGMNPDKVEVVYGSFDENIFNKEYDSGVVRREFGLDNGRKIVGNIAAPQGKKGHLFYFETIKKVLEKKPDVVFMLVGRGLKEKFADKVKELGIEKNVIFTGYRADIPEVISSFDVSVCSATKGEGLTGAVRESLALGKPVVSTDVAGNKEIVIHGKTGILVPPKNTDAMAQAIIYLLDHPEEGAVMGREGKKVVFEKCNNTIRCDRIEKIYYKVLDSKGIL; encoded by the coding sequence ATGAATAAAAGGCGAAAACTGAAAATATTGCAGGTGCTTTCACATAAAAATATGGTACGAGGGGGCGCAGTGCAGGGATATCTCCTTGCCCTTGGATTGAAAGAAAGGGGACATAATGTATCGATGATATTCAATAGAGGAGAAAAACTTTTAAAAGAGGATTTGGAAACACTGCGCTGTGTTGAAGATAAAGGGATTCCTTACAGCTTTTATAGGATGGATTCACTGAAAGATGCACTAAAATTCAGAAAAGCTCTTAAATCAGAAGATTATGATGTTATTCATACACACCGGGATATTGCTTTGCGATTTGTCCTTCGTTCGGCAATAGGATTGAAGTTGAAAAGTCTGTTTACTAACAGGGGAAATAATTACCGCCTCAAGAAGAAGGAACGAAAGCTCTATTTCTCGAAGAAGCTCGACTGCACTTGTGCTGTTGCGCAGGCAGTGAAAGATGTTTTGGTTCATAGATGCGGTATGAATCCGGATAAGGTTGAGGTGGTTTATGGAAGTTTTGATGAAAATATCTTCAACAAAGAGTACGACTCCGGCGTTGTTAGAAGGGAATTTGGACTTGATAATGGAAGAAAGATTGTTGGAAATATTGCGGCACCGCAAGGAAAAAAGGGGCATCTTTTCTATTTTGAGACAATTAAAAAGGTTTTGGAGAAAAAGCCCGATGTTGTGTTTATGCTTGTGGGAAGAGGGTTGAAGGAAAAATTTGCAGACAAGGTAAAAGAATTGGGAATTGAAAAAAATGTCATATTTACAGGTTATAGAGCTGATATACCTGAAGTGATTTCCTCTTTTGATGTTTCTGTTTGCTCTGCAACAAAAGGAGAAGGGCTTACAGGAGCGGTGCGAGAATCTTTGGCATTGGGTAAACCTGTAGTTTCTACGGATGTGGCAGGCAACAAGGAGATTGTAATTCATGGTAAGACAGGTATCCTTGTGCCTCCAAAGAATACAGATGCAATGGCGCAGGCAATAATTTATCTTTTAGACCATCCTGAAGAAGGAGCGGTTATGGGAAGGGAGGGCAAAAAGGTAGTATTTGAGAAGTGCAACAATACTATCCGTTGTGATAGAATAGAAAAGATTTATTACAAGGTGCTCGATTCAAAGGGAATTCTCTAA